The Triplophysa dalaica isolate WHDGS20190420 chromosome 5, ASM1584641v1, whole genome shotgun sequence genome window below encodes:
- the zgc:162331 gene encoding uncharacterized protein zgc:162331 isoform X2, which yields MASTDRPFFWGFLLWSTTWTLVWTFTPDEGLSASPVLQKTTTASTETGMNITDPPTTNNTGLSCASLLPPRRGSFYVEKGTAMSLGTVLAFWCLEGYQLVGSEKISCVLRSNTPQWSNYPPDSIPKPEDRGLRVAVLASVVSSIIIFAMSVSFIICCLQERMSKRDRSERTDGRSRMRDQHKPWRSECWLEGEEGDWEAFPPPKIYNLSQHLDSLLSLDSPVYMGGLTGYDNRGYQRSQENLLKAPLPGLYRSDSQVYPHVVLQRVPTTTMPTAPSAPVYPRLSTPLPTENPTEGPALPPYPKPSYHSPGGTPQRLWP from the exons ATGGCATCAACAGACAGACCCTTCTTCTGGGGGTTCCTGCTGTGGTCTACGACATGGACTTTGGTTTGGACATTTACTCCAGATGAAGGGTTATCAGCCAGTCCGGTACTTCAAAAAACCACAACAGCTTCCACGGAGACGGGGATGAACATCACTGATCCCCCCACTACCAACAACACAG GTCTGAGCTGCGCTTCCCTGCTGCCCCCTCGGCGAGGTTCTTTCTATGTCGAGAAGGGCACAGCAATGTCTCTGGGTACGGTGTTGGCATTCTGGTGTCTTGAGGGATACCAGCTGGTGGGCAGTGAGAAAATCTCCTGTGTGCTGCGGAGCAACACTCCTCAATGGAGCAACTACCCACCAGATT CCATTCCCAAACCGGAGGATCGGGGGTTGAGAGTGGCCGTGCTGGCATCTGTGGTGAGCAGCATCATCATCTTTGCCATGTCCGTGTCCTTTATCATCTGCTGCCTGCAAGAGCGCATGAGCAAGAGAGACAGGAGCGAACGGACAGACGGCAGGAGTCG GATGAGAGACCAGCACAAGCCCTGGAGAAGTGAGTGCTGGCTGGAAGGAGAGGAAGGCGACTGGGAGGCTTTTCCTCCGCCTAAAATTTACAATCTTTCCCAGCACCTTGATTCCCTTCTGTCCCTTGACAGCCCGGTCTATATGGGTGGTCTAACTGGTTATGATAACCGTGGATATCAGAG aagtCAAGAAAACCTTTTAAAGGCTCCGCTGCCTGGACTCTATCGCTCTGACAGTCAGGTGTACCCACATGTCGTCCTGCAGAGGGTGCCCACAACCACAATGCCAACTGCACCCAGTGCACCTGTGTACCCCCGTCTCTCCACCCCTCTGCCCACAGAAAACCCCACCGAAGGGCCTGCTCTGCCCCCGTACCCCAAACCCTCCTATCACAGCCCCGGTGGCACTCCACAGCGTCTGTGGCCATAG
- the zgc:162331 gene encoding uncharacterized protein zgc:162331 isoform X1 encodes MASTDRPFFWGFLLWSTTWTLVWTFTPDEGLSASPVLQKTTTASTETGMNITDPPTTNNTGLSCASLLPPRRGSFYVEKGTAMSLGTVLAFWCLEGYQLVGSEKISCVLRSNTPQWSNYPPDCEAIPKPEDRGLRVAVLASVVSSIIIFAMSVSFIICCLQERMSKRDRSERTDGRSRMRDQHKPWRSECWLEGEEGDWEAFPPPKIYNLSQHLDSLLSLDSPVYMGGLTGYDNRGYQRSQENLLKAPLPGLYRSDSQVYPHVVLQRVPTTTMPTAPSAPVYPRLSTPLPTENPTEGPALPPYPKPSYHSPGGTPQRLWP; translated from the exons ATGGCATCAACAGACAGACCCTTCTTCTGGGGGTTCCTGCTGTGGTCTACGACATGGACTTTGGTTTGGACATTTACTCCAGATGAAGGGTTATCAGCCAGTCCGGTACTTCAAAAAACCACAACAGCTTCCACGGAGACGGGGATGAACATCACTGATCCCCCCACTACCAACAACACAG GTCTGAGCTGCGCTTCCCTGCTGCCCCCTCGGCGAGGTTCTTTCTATGTCGAGAAGGGCACAGCAATGTCTCTGGGTACGGTGTTGGCATTCTGGTGTCTTGAGGGATACCAGCTGGTGGGCAGTGAGAAAATCTCCTGTGTGCTGCGGAGCAACACTCCTCAATGGAGCAACTACCCACCAGATTGTGAGG CCATTCCCAAACCGGAGGATCGGGGGTTGAGAGTGGCCGTGCTGGCATCTGTGGTGAGCAGCATCATCATCTTTGCCATGTCCGTGTCCTTTATCATCTGCTGCCTGCAAGAGCGCATGAGCAAGAGAGACAGGAGCGAACGGACAGACGGCAGGAGTCG GATGAGAGACCAGCACAAGCCCTGGAGAAGTGAGTGCTGGCTGGAAGGAGAGGAAGGCGACTGGGAGGCTTTTCCTCCGCCTAAAATTTACAATCTTTCCCAGCACCTTGATTCCCTTCTGTCCCTTGACAGCCCGGTCTATATGGGTGGTCTAACTGGTTATGATAACCGTGGATATCAGAG aagtCAAGAAAACCTTTTAAAGGCTCCGCTGCCTGGACTCTATCGCTCTGACAGTCAGGTGTACCCACATGTCGTCCTGCAGAGGGTGCCCACAACCACAATGCCAACTGCACCCAGTGCACCTGTGTACCCCCGTCTCTCCACCCCTCTGCCCACAGAAAACCCCACCGAAGGGCCTGCTCTGCCCCCGTACCCCAAACCCTCCTATCACAGCCCCGGTGGCACTCCACAGCGTCTGTGGCCATAG
- the c5h12orf56 gene encoding uncharacterized protein C12orf56 homolog: protein MARSANSKLDTFLKRNTSRDLYERIRACEPCVVVSRSVKRVFMHVILSDEHVYLSEYNPRALREALSFRDITSIELINDLPDFLSGQDREHSLHIRVVHTAKNAGKKSAKPKGSSQNKPVCPPASTLQGLDLGVHHSLEETSRAISRISPTSSMRDRAVQEEDRSSITKRRSASCPNQDSLGLDLFHPPSPIYFSSTSVAPPTSFTNHQIQGPVARRRGSSLARLVRRTLAEKDKEEEDEKEEELHLYAVSPTSRIYLHLQSSWNSYIIRSTLMLGPVYRKRCGLSSSSPEKQKYHNISWERTCHLFAQLSGELLQEDISLESSYLLLQELHTATYRNPTIKKLFWRSSGLYPFLVKTLSDSSQATREGIQTEDRLLLCTVVVQILCLMFRETEIEPARMSMLTAKQGALTANLLLALVCDPELQLPDSTNGSQSSDTMLQGLQADFLDETSALLFEVVVLCQEASRTPSLGHFLTVGWVLRILKPHPFLLPFVGYQAQQVVLLLSDEQYPVSPSQAVLLYQRCRVLLACLQHSTFLNKYIRTAFKEEFSYNVKMSGLKHKLPQLYPISQPTQLVLSQLLSLILQTP, encoded by the exons ATGGCCAGGAGCGCAAACAGCAAACTGGACACTTTCCTCAAGAGAAACACGAGTCGGGATTTATACGAGCGGATACGAGCCTGCGAGCCGTGTGTGGTGGTCTCGAGGTCGGTGAAGAGGGTCTTTATGCATGTGATATTGAGCGATGAGCACGTCTACCTGAGCGAGTACAACCCGCGCGCGCTGCGAGAGGCGCTCAGCTTCCGAGACATCACGAGCATCGAGCTG ATCAATGATTTGCCAGATTTCCTCAGTGGACAGGATCGCGAGCATTCGCTTCACATTCGTGTTGTCCATACTGCAAAGAATGCTGGGAAAAAGAGCGCAAAGCCCAAAGGATCCAGCCAGAATAAGCCGGTCTGTCCACCTGCATCTACATTACAAGGACTCGACCTGGGAGTCCACCATTCTCTGGAGG AGACAAGCCGTGCCATCTCCAGAATCTCTCCTACATCATCAATGAG GGATAGAGCGGTCCAGGAAGAGGACAGAAGCAGCATCACAAAGAGGCGTTCCGCTTCATGTCCAAACCAAGACAGTTTGGGCCTGGATCTGTTTCATCCTCCCTCCCCCATCTACTTCTCCAGCACTAGTGTAGCTCCTCCAACCAGCTTCACAAACCACCAGATACAGGGTCCAGTTGCACGGCGCAGAGGTTCGAGTCTGGCACGGCTGGTGAGGAGAACTCTGGCAGAGAAGGACAAAGAAGAGGAGGATGAGAAAGAGGAAGAGTTGCATCTTTACGCTGTGTCTCCTACCTCACGAATATATCTACACCTTCAGAGCTCCTGGAACAGTTATATTATA AGATCAACTTTAATGCTGGGCCCAGTGTACAGGAAGAGATGTGGCCTGTCTTCATCTTCTCCTGAGAAACAGAAATATCACAACATCAG CTGGGAGCGAACTTGTCATTTATTCGCTCAGTTGAGTGGAGAATTGCTTCAGGAGGACATCAGCCTGGAGAGTTCATATTTACTCCTGCAGGAGCTTCATACCGCCACGTACCGCAATCCCACCATCAAAAAACTCTTCTGGAGG TCTTCCGGTCTTTATCCTTTCCTGGTGAAAACACTGTCGGACAGCTCTCAGGCCACCCGGGAAGGAATACAAACAGAAGACAGACTTCT ACTTTGTACTGTAGTGGTTCAGATATTATGCCTCATGTTCAGGGAAACTGAAATCGAGCCGGCCCGGATGAGCATGTTAACAGCCAAACA GGGGGCTCTCACAGCAAACCTGCTACTTGCCTTAGTGTGTGATCCAGAACTTCAACTCCCAGATTCTACTAATGGCTCCCAGTCTTCAGATACTATG CTGCAGGGTCTGCAGGCTGACTTTCTGGATGAAACATCTGCTTTACTGTTTGAGGTTGTTGTTCTATGTCAGGAA GCCAGTCGCACTCCTTCTCTGGGACACTTCCTTACAGTTGGCTGGGTGCTTCGAATACTTAAACCTCATCCCTTCTTG CTGCCATTTGTTGGATATCAGGCCCAGCAGGTGGTTCTGCTCCTCTCAGATGAGCAGTATCCAGTCAGCCCGTCTCAGGCGGTTCTTCTCTACCAGCGATGTCGTGTTTTGTTAGCCTGTCTGCAGCACAGCACCTTTCTGAACAAATACATCCGGACAGCCTTTAAAGAAGAGTTCAG CTACAATGTAAAGATGTCTGGACTGAAGCACAAATTGCCCCAGCTGTACCCCATCAGTCAGCCCACCCAGCTCGTACTGTCCCAGCTCCTCAGTCTGATTCTTCAGACACCCTGA
- the ssbp1 gene encoding single-stranded DNA-binding protein, mitochondrial, translating into MLRNASAQILKQFVRHRSTDTSLILERSINKVQLLGRVGQDPVMRQVEGRNPVTIFSMATNEMWRSGEGETTSADVSQKTTWHRISVFKPGLRDVAYQYVKKGSRILVEGKLDYGEYVDKNNVRRQATTIIADNIVFLSENVRDQL; encoded by the exons ATGTTGAGAAATGCCTCCGCGCAG ATACTTAAACAGTTCGTCAGACACAGATCTACAGATACAAGTCTGATATTGGAGAGAT CTATTAACAAGGTCCAGCTGCTAGGGCGGGTGGGGCAGGACCCTGTTATGAGACAGGTGGAGGGCAGAAACCCTGTCACCATCTTTTCTATGGCTACAAATGAGATGTGGCGTTCAGGAGAGGGTGAAACCACAAGTGCAG ATGTCAGCCAGAAAACAACATGGCACAGAATTTCTGTATTCAAACCTGGTCTCAGAGATGTGGCGTATCAGTACGTCAAAAAAGg GTCCCGAATTCTTGTCGAAGGAAAGCTTGACTATGGTGAGTATGTGGATAAAAACAATGTCAGGCGCCAGGCAACCACTATTATCGCAG ATAACATTGTCTTTTTAAGTGAAAATGTACGAGATCAGCTGTGA